The following are encoded in a window of Mycolicibacterium tusciae JS617 genomic DNA:
- a CDS encoding ABC transporter ATP-binding protein yields the protein MIETKALTKSFGSQRAVDGVTAEFPAASVTALLGLNGAGKTTLLRLLAGLDQPDNGTITVCRQHSDDRRLLGVHLGPDALNPGHTVRRHLSWLAALSGIGPAHIEAVLDETGLRDQRSERIARLSLGARQRLAIAGALLGEPRALLFDEPLNGLDVPGIVWFRSLLRRLASQGCTVLIATHLLGEVALTADRIALLVDGRIQTIGALDSLTPAGQDARAWLENTLLDCA from the coding sequence GTGATCGAAACCAAAGCATTGACAAAGTCTTTCGGGAGCCAACGCGCCGTCGACGGAGTGACTGCCGAGTTTCCCGCCGCCTCCGTCACCGCTCTGCTCGGCCTCAACGGCGCCGGAAAGACAACGCTGTTGCGTCTGCTTGCGGGACTGGACCAGCCCGACAACGGCACGATCACCGTATGCCGTCAGCACTCTGATGACCGACGGCTGCTCGGCGTCCACCTCGGTCCCGACGCATTGAATCCGGGGCACACCGTGCGCAGGCACCTGTCGTGGTTGGCAGCGCTGTCTGGGATCGGTCCCGCGCACATCGAGGCGGTCCTCGACGAGACGGGACTGCGCGACCAACGGTCCGAGCGCATCGCCAGACTGTCGCTGGGTGCACGCCAGCGGCTGGCCATCGCCGGGGCGCTGCTCGGCGAGCCGCGAGCGCTGCTGTTCGACGAGCCCCTCAACGGCCTCGATGTGCCCGGGATCGTTTGGTTCAGATCACTTCTACGCCGACTGGCGTCCCAAGGGTGCACGGTGCTGATCGCCACCCATCTGCTCGGTGAAGTGGCGCTCACCGCCGACCGGATCGCGCTGCTCGTCGACGGTCGGATACAGACGATCGGCGCGTTGGACAGCCTGACCCCGGCGGGGCAGGATGCCCGCGCATGGTTGGAAAACACCCTGCTGGATTGTGCATGA
- the nrdE gene encoding class 1b ribonucleoside-diphosphate reductase subunit alpha yields MSPTATAAEPVVTPSAAAAETDYHALNAMLNLYDADGKIQFDKDREAAHQYFLEHVNQNTVFFHDQDEKLDYLIKENYYEREVLDQYSRNFVKTLFSRAYAKKFRFPTFLGAFKYYTSYTLKTFDGKRYLERFEDRVVMVALTLASGDTSLAEKLVDEIIDGRFQPATPTFLNSGKKQRGEPVSCFPAGTPVDTPEGPKAIETLKNGDRVLSHDGSFSVVESVIENPNDQALLRISHFGHKEPILCTPEHPILVWSTREVQSLIDGDGSDPFNGFVWLAAKDIHPSDFIVTAAPLEVRERRVHDLMEHIGKGEYEEVDGLLCKVNTDLKHRNKQRHSMRFVSVNRYVEESYDLGLILGWYVAEGHISKRSGPDGPTTPNGIHFTIGTHELEYQQELAAAFKRVFAADLAVHQSASDQSVRMVCNSKAVASLFLSMVGTGYHLKRLSHEVLTADDEFQRGLLDGLFRGDGCSTTGGMVLDLVNPELIDQVQLLLRRVGIMSRVRQYTNRAGNITGQVFVPGLPGANEDFIFDVGKNLHNYVGQKGTSRKTYQVVHGRHVYGVRDVKRTHEVPEKVYNLHVEGTHTYTIRGTVVHNCFLLRIEDNMESIGRSINSALQLSKRGGGVALLLTNIREHGAPIKNIENQSSGVIPIMKLLEDSFSYANQLGARQGAGAVYLHAHHPDIYRFLDTKRENADEKIRIKTLSLGVVIPDITFELAKNNDDMYLFSPYDVERVYGLPFADISVTEKYYEMVDDARIRKTKIKAREFFQTLAELQFESGYPYIMYEDTVNRANPIDGKITHSNLCSEILQVSTPSVFNEDLTYSQVGKDISCNLGSLNIAKTMDSPDFAQSIEVAIRALTAVSDQTHIWSVPSIEQGNNDSHAIGLGQMNLHGYLARERVHYGSEEGVDFTNIYFYTVLYHALRASNRIAIERGSHFKGFEKSKYASGEFFDKYTEQVWEPKTDRVKQLFEKAGIRIPTQEDWTRLKESVQKDGIYNQNLQAVPPTGSISYINNSTSSIHPVASRIEIRKEGKIGRVYYPAPYLTNDNLEYYKDAYEIGYEKIIDTYAAATQHVDQGLSLTLFFKDTATTRDVNKAQIYAWRKGIKTLYYIRLRQMALEGTEVENCVSCML; encoded by the coding sequence GTGTCACCAACCGCCACAGCTGCAGAGCCTGTAGTCACCCCGTCGGCCGCTGCCGCCGAAACGGATTACCACGCGCTCAACGCGATGCTGAATCTGTACGACGCGGACGGCAAGATTCAGTTCGACAAGGACCGCGAAGCAGCGCACCAGTACTTTCTGGAGCACGTCAACCAGAACACCGTGTTCTTCCACGATCAGGACGAGAAGCTCGACTATCTGATCAAGGAGAACTATTACGAGCGCGAGGTGCTCGACCAGTACTCGCGCAACTTCGTCAAGACCCTCTTCAGTCGCGCCTATGCCAAGAAGTTCCGGTTCCCGACGTTCCTCGGCGCGTTCAAGTACTACACCAGCTACACGCTGAAAACCTTTGACGGCAAGCGCTATCTGGAGCGCTTCGAGGACCGGGTTGTCATGGTGGCGCTGACCCTGGCCTCGGGCGACACATCATTAGCTGAAAAGTTGGTCGACGAAATCATCGACGGCCGGTTTCAGCCTGCCACCCCGACTTTCCTGAATTCGGGTAAGAAGCAGCGCGGCGAACCGGTGAGCTGCTTCCCGGCCGGAACTCCAGTGGACACGCCCGAGGGGCCGAAGGCGATCGAGACGTTGAAGAACGGTGACCGTGTACTGTCGCACGACGGTTCGTTCTCCGTCGTCGAGTCCGTCATCGAGAATCCGAATGACCAAGCGCTGCTTCGCATCTCACACTTCGGACATAAGGAACCGATCCTCTGCACTCCCGAGCATCCGATCTTGGTTTGGAGCACCCGCGAGGTGCAATCCCTGATCGATGGTGACGGTTCCGATCCGTTCAACGGTTTCGTGTGGCTGGCTGCAAAGGACATTCATCCTTCGGACTTCATCGTGACCGCTGCGCCGCTGGAAGTGCGCGAGCGGCGCGTGCACGACCTGATGGAACACATCGGCAAAGGTGAATACGAAGAGGTCGACGGGCTCCTTTGCAAGGTCAACACGGACCTGAAACACCGAAACAAGCAGCGCCACAGCATGCGGTTCGTTTCGGTGAATCGCTACGTCGAGGAGTCCTACGACCTCGGCCTCATCCTCGGCTGGTATGTCGCCGAAGGCCACATCTCCAAGCGGTCGGGGCCGGATGGCCCGACGACGCCCAACGGTATCCACTTCACGATCGGCACTCACGAACTCGAGTACCAGCAGGAGTTGGCTGCGGCCTTCAAGCGAGTGTTCGCGGCTGACCTAGCCGTGCACCAGAGCGCCTCGGACCAGTCGGTGCGTATGGTGTGCAATAGCAAGGCCGTGGCTTCGCTCTTCCTCTCGATGGTTGGCACTGGATACCACCTGAAGCGATTGTCCCACGAGGTCCTGACGGCGGACGATGAATTTCAGCGTGGTCTGTTGGACGGATTGTTCCGCGGGGACGGTTGCAGTACGACCGGCGGGATGGTGCTCGATCTGGTCAACCCCGAACTGATCGATCAGGTGCAACTGCTTCTGCGCCGGGTCGGCATCATGTCCCGAGTTCGCCAGTACACCAACCGGGCCGGCAACATCACGGGGCAGGTCTTCGTGCCTGGGCTGCCCGGCGCCAACGAGGACTTCATCTTCGACGTCGGCAAGAACCTGCACAACTATGTGGGGCAGAAGGGAACGTCCCGCAAGACATACCAAGTCGTCCATGGGCGCCACGTATACGGTGTCCGCGACGTCAAACGTACGCATGAAGTTCCGGAGAAGGTGTACAACCTTCACGTCGAGGGCACGCACACCTACACGATTCGTGGCACGGTCGTGCACAATTGCTTTTTGCTGCGCATCGAGGACAACATGGAGTCCATCGGGCGCTCCATCAACTCGGCGCTGCAGCTGTCGAAGCGCGGCGGCGGGGTTGCCTTGCTGCTGACCAACATTCGCGAGCACGGCGCACCGATCAAGAACATCGAGAATCAGAGCTCGGGCGTCATCCCCATCATGAAGCTGTTGGAGGACTCGTTCTCCTACGCCAATCAGTTGGGCGCGAGGCAGGGCGCCGGAGCGGTCTACCTGCATGCCCATCACCCCGATATCTACCGCTTCCTGGACACCAAGCGCGAGAACGCCGACGAGAAGATCCGCATCAAGACGCTGTCGCTCGGTGTGGTGATCCCCGACATCACGTTCGAGCTGGCCAAGAACAACGACGACATGTACCTGTTCTCGCCGTACGACGTCGAGCGTGTCTACGGTCTGCCGTTCGCTGATATCTCTGTCACCGAGAAGTACTACGAGATGGTCGACGACGCGCGGATCCGCAAGACGAAGATCAAGGCGCGCGAGTTCTTCCAGACGCTGGCCGAGCTGCAGTTCGAGTCGGGTTACCCGTACATCATGTACGAGGACACGGTGAACCGTGCCAACCCGATCGACGGCAAGATCACCCATAGCAACCTGTGCTCGGAGATCCTGCAGGTGTCCACGCCGTCGGTTTTCAACGAGGACTTGACCTACTCCCAAGTGGGCAAGGACATCTCGTGCAACCTCGGCTCGCTCAACATTGCCAAGACGATGGACTCGCCGGACTTCGCGCAGAGCATCGAGGTGGCGATCCGAGCGTTGACAGCCGTGTCCGACCAGACGCACATCTGGTCGGTGCCGTCGATCGAGCAGGGCAACAACGACTCCCATGCGATCGGCCTGGGGCAGATGAACCTGCACGGTTACCTGGCGCGGGAGCGGGTGCACTACGGCTCCGAAGAGGGTGTGGACTTCACCAACATCTACTTCTATACCGTGCTGTATCACGCCCTGCGGGCATCGAACCGTATTGCGATCGAACGTGGCTCGCACTTCAAGGGTTTCGAGAAGTCGAAGTATGCGTCGGGGGAGTTCTTCGACAAGTACACCGAGCAGGTGTGGGAGCCCAAGACCGACCGGGTGAAGCAGCTGTTCGAAAAAGCCGGCATTCGGATTCCGACGCAAGAGGACTGGACGCGACTCAAGGAGTCGGTGCAGAAGGACGGCATCTACAACCAGAACCTGCAGGCCGTTCCGCCGACGGGGTCCATCAGCTACATCAACAACTCGACGAGCTCCATCCACCCGGTGGCGAGCAGGATCGAGATCCGCAAGGAAGGCAAGATCGGCCGCGTGTACTACCCGGCGCCCTATTTGACGAACGACAACCTCGAGTACTACAAGGATGCCTACGAGATCGGCTACGAGAAGATCATCGACACCTACGCCGCCGCGACCCAGCACGTCGACCAGGGGTTGAGTCTGACGTTGTTCTTCAAGGACACCGCGACCACTCGTGACGTCAACAAGGCGCAGATCTACGCGTGGCGCAAGGGAATCAAGACGCTCTACTACATCCGACTCCGCCAGATGGCGCTGGAGGGCACCGAGGTGGAAAATTGCGTCAGCTGCATGCTGTAG